A window of the Mucilaginibacter sp. cycad4 genome harbors these coding sequences:
- a CDS encoding two-component regulator propeller domain-containing protein: MLACGLVTALFCFIQPASAQAPKLKFSHINSLQGLSNSTIEAIYQDNRKFIWFGTRDGLNRYDGYQITIFKNNPADVNSISDNYIRCLFEDSRHNLWVGTSNGLNKFNPFKNTFTRYKHSNTDKQSISNNAVNCIYNDKKGNLWIGTADGCLNKYDTVSTRFGHFYDDSSITRNEGSRQINCLYEDSHNNLWVGTGSGLKIFNRRNNTFSTAINGFGVINNPVNRVQEDSLHNLWLGVENEGLMVLNFKDKTLKHYRHEQQVNGSLANDQVKSLLVDRKGNIWAGGINGGLSLFNPQNNTFSNYQNVSENSSSLSQRTVSAIFEDDQSNLWVGTHRGGVNLYTPKAYKFRLLQNEPDNNSLSYNDVRAFCEDEAHNIWIGTDGGGLNVFDPHKNTFKRYRYNPNNNNSLAADAVLDIMVDKNKVWVSTWGGGLNCLNKASGNFTRFTANPADKNTISSNYVQKSFRDSDGNFWVATYYGGLNLFNETTGRFTRFTESVDKKGRILGNNIVSINEDRNKNLWIGTDDGGLNCYNLRTKKISHYFTHLEKLPDLRVIFVDHIGRLWLGQAGLYLFNRAKNKFEIYTSKAGLGNEFIKSMEEDAAGNFWISGSNGMIKFNPSNLQFTRYNAADGLQGQEFEANSSLKAKNGYLYFGGVDGFNIFNPSAIVGNHYIPPIYITGLQLFNKIIEPNTPGSPLSGDISLTKSVTLSHGQSTIALYFAALNYTAAENNKYSYRLEGLDPNWYYTNERKAAYTNLEPGTYTFTVRAANNDGLWNRTGTSLVIIITPPFWATWWFRTLLIAVIMFSIYEILRFKKNLDLRKIEENKREEIHQLQLQFFTNISHEFRTPLSLILGPLETLLEKGKSATSQYYEVMYRNANRLLLLINELMDFRKVESGALSLKVMPGNINSFIEELAAEFKEAALQKGITLNVLLNNSPDNTWFDRQVLEKIVLNLINNSLKYTPANGVVTIEVLDNKEAFKSGFENELVLKNNFRAGRYAYIRISDNGIGISKDSIQHLFERYYRITETHLGSGIGLAFVKSLTVLHKGDIYVYSQRYAGTEIIIGLPVAESDYGPKEKWSETTEPGGTRLESIQMEPLAPTGPLYPVKATSANSNHKYRILIVEDNDEIRAFIKSSLEGNYAIIEAIDGADGLTQAKEQLPDLIISDVMMPGMNGIDFCHAIKEDLDTSHIPFIMLTAKTNLQAEIKGIDSGADLYLPKPISINLLTLSIRNIFEQRQKLKERYLKNHHIEARELVHSSKDKEFMHKLLLIIDKELSNPDLDVDQLCNTIGMSRTKLYHKIKEISGQAPNEFIRSIRLKKAIEIMTHEDVLLTEVIYRVGIQTQSYFTKAFKKEYGKTPTQFLQDLQPVRKK, from the coding sequence ATGCTTGCCTGCGGATTGGTCACTGCTTTATTTTGTTTTATACAACCGGCATCGGCCCAGGCGCCCAAACTAAAATTCAGCCATATTAACAGCCTCCAGGGCTTATCAAACAGTACCATCGAAGCCATTTACCAGGATAACCGCAAGTTTATCTGGTTTGGTACCCGCGACGGGCTTAACCGGTACGATGGTTACCAGATCACCATATTTAAAAACAACCCTGCCGATGTTAATTCCATCAGCGATAACTACATCCGCTGTTTGTTTGAGGATAGCCGCCATAATTTGTGGGTGGGCACCAGCAACGGGCTAAACAAGTTTAATCCGTTCAAAAACACTTTCACCCGTTACAAGCATAGCAATACCGATAAACAAAGCATTTCAAACAATGCCGTAAACTGTATTTATAATGATAAAAAAGGTAACCTGTGGATAGGCACTGCCGATGGCTGCCTCAATAAATATGACACGGTAAGTACCCGCTTCGGCCATTTTTATGATGACAGCAGCATAACCAGGAATGAGGGAAGCAGGCAGATCAATTGTCTTTACGAGGATAGCCATAATAACCTTTGGGTAGGCACCGGCAGCGGCTTAAAGATTTTTAACCGCCGTAATAATACATTTAGCACCGCAATAAACGGGTTCGGGGTTATCAACAACCCGGTAAACCGCGTGCAGGAAGATAGTTTACATAACCTTTGGCTGGGCGTTGAGAACGAGGGTCTCATGGTATTAAACTTTAAAGATAAAACGCTTAAACATTACCGCCACGAACAGCAGGTTAACGGCAGTTTGGCAAACGACCAGGTTAAAAGCCTATTGGTGGATAGGAAAGGCAATATCTGGGCCGGGGGGATCAACGGTGGTTTAAGTTTGTTTAATCCTCAAAATAACACTTTCAGCAACTATCAAAACGTATCCGAAAATTCAAGCAGTTTATCGCAGCGTACGGTATCGGCCATTTTTGAGGACGACCAGAGTAATTTGTGGGTAGGCACGCATCGTGGTGGAGTCAATTTGTACACGCCTAAGGCCTACAAGTTCAGGTTGCTGCAAAACGAGCCGGACAACAACAGCCTAAGCTATAACGATGTGCGGGCCTTTTGCGAAGATGAAGCTCACAACATATGGATAGGAACCGATGGCGGCGGGTTGAATGTTTTCGATCCGCATAAAAACACATTTAAACGCTACCGCTATAACCCGAACAATAACAATAGCCTTGCCGCAGATGCCGTGCTGGATATCATGGTAGATAAAAATAAGGTATGGGTGAGCACCTGGGGCGGCGGTTTGAACTGCCTTAATAAAGCAAGCGGCAACTTTACACGCTTCACCGCCAACCCTGCTGATAAAAACACCATCAGCTCAAACTACGTTCAAAAATCATTTAGAGATAGCGATGGCAATTTTTGGGTGGCAACCTATTATGGCGGGCTTAACCTGTTTAATGAAACTACAGGCAGGTTTACCCGGTTTACCGAATCAGTCGATAAAAAGGGCCGCATCCTGGGTAACAATATTGTATCTATCAATGAAGATCGCAATAAAAACCTTTGGATAGGCACAGATGATGGCGGGCTGAACTGCTATAACCTCCGCACTAAAAAAATCAGTCATTACTTTACTCATCTCGAAAAACTGCCCGACCTGCGGGTGATTTTCGTTGACCACATCGGCAGGCTATGGCTTGGACAGGCGGGGCTCTATTTGTTTAACCGGGCAAAAAACAAATTTGAGATCTATACCAGCAAAGCCGGGCTCGGGAATGAATTTATCAAGAGCATGGAAGAAGATGCCGCCGGCAACTTCTGGATCTCCGGCTCAAATGGGATGATCAAATTTAACCCCTCAAACCTGCAATTTACCCGGTATAATGCCGCCGACGGTTTACAGGGACAAGAGTTTGAAGCCAACTCATCGTTAAAAGCAAAAAACGGCTACCTGTATTTTGGCGGGGTTGATGGCTTTAATATTTTTAACCCTTCGGCCATTGTTGGTAACCATTATATTCCGCCGATTTATATTACCGGGCTACAATTATTCAATAAAATAATTGAGCCCAACACGCCGGGATCACCGCTTTCGGGTGATATCAGTCTTACCAAATCGGTTACGTTAAGCCACGGGCAATCAACCATAGCTTTGTATTTTGCGGCCCTCAATTATACCGCTGCCGAAAACAATAAATACAGCTACCGGCTGGAAGGCCTCGACCCTAACTGGTACTATACCAATGAGCGCAAAGCTGCCTACACCAATTTAGAACCGGGCACATACACCTTTACAGTAAGAGCTGCCAATAACGATGGCTTATGGAACCGTACCGGCACATCGCTGGTGATTATCATCACCCCGCCGTTTTGGGCAACCTGGTGGTTCAGAACACTGCTGATCGCCGTTATTATGTTCAGTATCTATGAAATACTACGGTTTAAGAAAAACCTCGATCTGCGCAAGATAGAAGAAAACAAGCGCGAGGAGATCCACCAGTTGCAGCTGCAATTTTTCACCAATATTTCGCACGAGTTCCGTACGCCATTGTCGCTGATATTAGGTCCGCTGGAAACATTGCTGGAAAAAGGAAAATCGGCGACAAGCCAGTATTACGAGGTAATGTACCGAAATGCCAACCGCCTGCTGTTGCTTATCAATGAGCTAATGGATTTCAGAAAAGTTGAATCGGGAGCACTGAGCCTGAAAGTGATGCCTGGTAATATAAACTCCTTTATTGAGGAGCTTGCCGCCGAATTTAAAGAGGCAGCCCTGCAAAAAGGTATCACCTTAAATGTGCTTTTGAACAATAGCCCGGACAATACTTGGTTTGACAGGCAGGTTTTGGAAAAGATTGTATTGAACCTCATCAACAACTCGTTAAAATACACTCCTGCAAATGGCGTAGTTACCATTGAGGTTTTGGATAACAAGGAGGCTTTTAAATCCGGCTTTGAAAATGAACTGGTATTAAAAAATAACTTTCGGGCGGGCCGTTATGCTTATATCAGAATTTCGGATAATGGCATCGGTATATCTAAAGATTCCATCCAGCATTTATTTGAACGCTATTACCGCATCACCGAAACACATTTAGGCTCAGGCATAGGTTTGGCCTTTGTAAAAAGCCTTACCGTTTTGCATAAAGGCGATATTTATGTGTATAGCCAGCGATATGCCGGTACCGAGATTATCATCGGTTTGCCTGTGGCCGAAAGCGATTACGGACCGAAAGAAAAATGGAGCGAAACCACAGAACCGGGCGGTACAAGGCTGGAGAGTATCCAGATGGAGCCCCTTGCCCCCACCGGGCCGCTTTATCCTGTAAAAGCGACATCAGCCAACAGCAACCACAAATACCGGATCCTGATAGTTGAAGATAATGACGAGATCAGGGCATTTATCAAAAGCTCGCTTGAGGGAAATTATGCTATTATCGAAGCTATTGACGGAGCCGATGGCTTAACCCAAGCCAAAGAACAACTACCCGACCTGATCATCAGCGACGTGATGATGCCGGGCATGAACGGTATTGATTTTTGCCATGCCATAAAAGAAGACCTGGATACCAGTCATATCCCCTTCATTATGCTTACGGCCAAAACCAATTTACAGGCCGAAATAAAAGGTATTGACTCAGGCGCCGATCTGTACCTGCCCAAGCCCATCAGCATTAACCTGCTTACCCTAAGCATCCGTAATATTTTTGAACAACGGCAAAAACTGAAGGAGCGCTACCTTAAAAATCATCATATTGAAGCACGGGAGCTGGTTCATTCATCAAAGGATAAGGAATTTATGCATAAGCTGCTATTAATCATTGATAAGGAATTGAGCAACCCCGACCTTGATGTAGACCAGCTTTGTAATACCATTGGCATGAGTCGCACCAAGCTTTATCACAAGATCAAAGAAATATCAGGCCAGGCGCCAAACGAGTTTATCAGGAGCATCAGGCTGAAGAAGGCCATTGAGATCATGACCCATGAGGATGTACTGTTAACAGAGGTAATTTATCGTGTAGGTATCCAAACACAATCGTACTTTACCAAAGCTTTTAAAAAGGAGTACGGAAAAACACCAACACAATTTTTGCAGGATCTGCAGCCGGTCAGGAAGAAATAA
- a CDS encoding SusC/RagA family TonB-linked outer membrane protein, whose translation MQNSTFQFWRRLCLLVFALAMLSVSGVYAQQTVTGTVTSKEDGTTLPGIAVSIKGTSQGTATDAAGKFSIKAASGTVLLFRGLGYDLKEVTVSGSTLNVTLDTKQNGLNEVVVIGYGTTTRQNITTAVTKVDPKKIPQAANSSIPQLLFGRASGLQVSQGSSQPGGNINLSIRGRGNPLYVVDGVIFPGDGLEPGNGTIAGETNGVSRGGLAGLNPDDVESIEVLKDASAAIYGVNAANGVILITTKKGKAGRLNITYSGSYSFEKNYPYLQPLKANQYETLYNQLIVDQYLAGKQQQPYGPNPQSGLPTPKYSASDIAAAGNGTDWLGQIFRTGAINNHQVNINGGSEKATYYFSGGYYNEDGTLKGAGLNKYTGRANLSFTPAKFLTLNANFTGNTNSYLNSSSGGQTGGSGTQGFGIIQAALGYPANVAVRDASGAYTRYGVIANPVSLLDVQDNTSYHSLNANLSADLKIIPGVLAGHLLFGDNYEAANRTFFVPSTVFYFSQNLSRASMNYNNRENQTLEATVTFKKDIAKFLNIDAVAGVGQYKNTYNAFGSQGAGGADVIGATNLSASTANIGITSVKTASKTRSYFARSSFSFLDKYLLTLSYRYDGYSLFFPNTKYASFPSASMGWKITNEDFMKNVSFVSLLKLRASAGTTGSTIGAAGYGGYAPDGNTIFFTNGAVNYATIARYAIDHPELTWQKTENKNIGLDFGLFKDRITGSVDVFKDDITNLLRTTGPTAPLSYLSTQPVNGGHQYRQGYDISLSTQNLKLHDFTWNSAINVSHYTYRWKSRFVYDNLLAYQDVTYQAVNDPVNEIYYFKTKGLLQPGQTVPASQPTAGGANLPGSPIYVDADGDGKLTGADIAKLNPDPKISIGFGNDFHYKQFDLSIFFYGQFGGKGTNYNNAWGDPNSIVSSTQSGTVQALNVWTSVNQGGTRPGVNYIENATGLPQGSDINLVSTNFVRCRNLTLGYTFNSPWLNKFTKSVRVFADAQNLFIITKYKGVDPEVSYASVKGGYAPYPMFRTFSFGLRAGF comes from the coding sequence ATGCAAAACTCTACTTTTCAATTTTGGAGAAGATTATGCCTGCTGGTGTTTGCACTGGCTATGCTTTCAGTCTCCGGTGTTTATGCCCAGCAAACCGTAACGGGTACGGTTACCTCAAAGGAAGACGGTACAACGCTGCCCGGCATTGCTGTCAGTATCAAAGGTACATCGCAGGGAACGGCTACCGATGCTGCCGGGAAATTCAGCATTAAAGCAGCCAGCGGTACGGTATTATTGTTCCGTGGTTTGGGTTACGATCTTAAAGAAGTAACCGTAAGCGGCAGTACCTTAAATGTAACCTTAGATACTAAGCAAAACGGCCTTAACGAGGTGGTGGTTATCGGCTATGGTACAACTACCCGCCAAAACATTACCACTGCCGTAACCAAGGTCGATCCTAAAAAGATCCCGCAGGCAGCAAATAGCTCCATTCCGCAGTTGCTGTTTGGCCGGGCTTCGGGCCTGCAGGTATCGCAGGGAAGTTCACAGCCGGGCGGTAATATCAACCTGTCTATCCGTGGCCGTGGTAACCCCCTGTACGTGGTTGATGGGGTGATATTTCCGGGTGATGGCCTTGAACCGGGCAACGGCACCATTGCCGGCGAAACCAATGGTGTAAGCCGTGGCGGCCTGGCCGGTTTAAACCCTGATGATGTGGAATCTATTGAGGTGCTGAAGGACGCCAGCGCAGCCATTTACGGTGTAAATGCCGCAAATGGTGTTATCCTGATCACTACCAAAAAAGGTAAGGCAGGCAGGTTGAACATTACTTACAGCGGCAGCTATTCGTTCGAGAAAAATTATCCATATCTGCAGCCGCTAAAAGCCAACCAGTACGAAACCTTATATAACCAGCTTATTGTTGATCAATACCTGGCAGGCAAACAACAGCAGCCTTACGGACCTAACCCACAATCGGGCTTGCCAACGCCAAAATACAGTGCATCCGATATTGCAGCAGCAGGAAACGGTACCGACTGGCTGGGCCAGATCTTCCGTACCGGCGCTATCAATAACCACCAGGTAAACATCAACGGCGGCAGCGAAAAAGCTACCTACTATTTTTCGGGCGGATATTATAATGAAGACGGTACTTTAAAAGGCGCGGGATTGAATAAATACACCGGTCGCGCTAACCTGTCATTTACCCCGGCTAAATTCTTAACGCTGAATGCAAACTTCACCGGTAATACAAACAGCTATTTAAACTCGTCATCGGGCGGGCAAACAGGCGGTTCGGGAACACAAGGCTTCGGTATCATTCAGGCTGCTTTGGGTTATCCTGCAAATGTAGCTGTACGTGATGCAAGCGGTGCTTATACCCGTTACGGTGTAATTGCCAACCCGGTGTCATTACTGGATGTGCAGGATAATACCAGCTATCATTCATTAAACGCCAATTTATCTGCCGATCTGAAAATTATCCCCGGTGTGTTAGCCGGTCACCTGTTGTTTGGTGATAATTATGAGGCTGCTAACCGCACCTTTTTTGTGCCAAGCACGGTTTTCTATTTCTCACAAAACCTGTCGCGGGCATCCATGAACTATAACAACCGCGAAAACCAGACTTTAGAGGCCACGGTAACCTTTAAAAAAGACATAGCCAAGTTTTTAAATATCGATGCGGTTGCAGGTGTAGGCCAGTATAAAAATACCTACAATGCTTTTGGCAGCCAGGGTGCCGGCGGTGCTGATGTAATTGGTGCAACCAATCTTTCAGCCTCAACTGCCAATATCGGCATCACTTCGGTAAAAACAGCCAGCAAAACGCGCTCATATTTTGCACGTAGCTCGTTCAGCTTTTTGGATAAATACCTGCTAACCCTGTCATACCGTTATGATGGTTACAGCTTGTTTTTCCCTAATACAAAATATGCTTCGTTCCCTTCAGCATCTATGGGCTGGAAGATCACCAACGAGGATTTCATGAAGAATGTAAGCTTTGTGAGCCTGCTTAAACTACGTGCCAGCGCGGGTACAACCGGCAGCACTATCGGCGCGGCAGGTTATGGAGGTTATGCTCCTGATGGTAACACCATCTTTTTCACCAATGGAGCTGTAAACTATGCAACCATAGCCCGTTACGCTATTGATCATCCGGAATTAACCTGGCAAAAAACGGAGAACAAGAACATTGGTTTGGATTTCGGCTTGTTTAAAGACCGGATAACCGGTTCGGTTGATGTATTTAAGGATGATATCACCAACCTTTTACGTACAACAGGCCCAACCGCTCCGCTTTCGTACCTGTCAACCCAGCCGGTTAACGGCGGCCACCAGTACAGGCAGGGTTATGATATTTCGCTGAGCACGCAAAATTTGAAATTACATGACTTTACCTGGAACTCGGCCATAAACGTATCTCATTATACCTACAGGTGGAAAAGCCGCTTTGTGTATGATAATCTGCTTGCCTATCAGGACGTAACTTACCAGGCAGTTAATGACCCGGTAAATGAGATCTATTATTTTAAAACAAAAGGCCTTTTACAGCCCGGCCAAACTGTACCGGCATCGCAGCCAACCGCGGGTGGTGCCAACCTGCCAGGTTCACCAATTTATGTTGATGCCGATGGTGACGGCAAATTAACAGGTGCTGATATCGCCAAACTGAACCCTGATCCTAAGATCAGCATTGGTTTCGGTAACGATTTTCACTACAAGCAATTTGACCTGAGCATTTTCTTTTACGGCCAGTTTGGTGGTAAAGGAACCAATTACAACAATGCCTGGGGCGATCCTAACAGCATCGTATCAAGTACCCAGAGCGGTACCGTGCAGGCGCTTAACGTTTGGACATCGGTTAATCAAGGTGGTACAAGGCCGGGCGTAAACTATATTGAAAACGCCACCGGTTTGCCGCAAGGTTCGGACATAAACCTCGTAAGCACCAATTTTGTGCGCTGCCGCAATCTTACGCTGGGGTACACTTTTAACTCGCCCTGGTTAAATAAGTTCACCAAATCGGTACGCGTATTTGCCGATGCGCAAAACCTGTTCATCATTACCAAATACAAAGGTGTTGACCCGGAAGTGAGCTATGCCAGTGTTAAAGGCGGCTATGCTCCGTATCCAATGTTCAGGACGTTCTCATTTGGCTTAAGGGCCGGTTTTTAA